The following are from one region of the Carassius auratus strain Wakin chromosome 13, ASM336829v1, whole genome shotgun sequence genome:
- the LOC113113201 gene encoding GDNF family receptor alpha-like has protein sequence MKAMKAAFLIVSHLLLQLVCIETMRSTDCISHMDTCVSPHVCKSEQAVLRNVCHFKDGDCHMTDAKVCKATLQMMLSRSPALGQCVCSGLDPCSTLQQLYSQCQHHWVHHSNRSCLEEVMACLGEKACNSRMVPFVQECNAYQCNASQCREGLRQFYSALPHNVAEKLVFCECDREDQECQQMKASLHSGSCVNDQLQTPWTCLEALDRCSEDILCRQIFSRYLSKCFGEKESAFDTTSEWLSRLDPDFFIGHDLQCRVAFVETMGSIIHHPCTCDGLNHHDQYKCNELKQIFQDKSLFTLSGTKENFRHGGESSELNTGQQPTSDTSTGQQWLRGENVQHGQFDDSSNGQRPTNESSIKQQWLSDQLFYILIYISALMVVVLFIVSLVLHRLWRIHKAASKPTFEDHQSKSLMLSSVII, from the exons ATGAAGGCCATGAAAGCAGCATTTCTCATTG TGTCTCATTTGCTGCTCCAGCTAGTTTGCATTGAAACGATGAGATCTACAGACTGCATTTCGCACATGGATACTTGTGTTTCTCCACACGTCTGCAAAAGTGAACAGGCTGTTCTCAGAAATGTCTGTCATTTTAAAG ATGGAGACTGCCACATGACTGACGCAAAGGTCTGTAAGGCCACTCTTCAGATGATGTTAAGCCGCTCACCTGCATTGGGACAGTGTGTGTGCTCTGGGCTGGATCCATGCAGCACTCTACAGCAGCTGTACTCTCAGTGCCAGCATCATTGGG TGCATCACTCCAACCGATCCTGTCTTGAAGAGGTAATGGCTTGTCTTGGGGAGAAAGCCTGTAACAGCAGGATGGTGCCGTTTGTCCAGGAATGCAATGCTTACCAATGCAACGCCAGTCAGTGCAGAGAGGGACTGAGGCAGTTCTACTCTGCCCTTCCTCACAATGTGGCTGAGAAACtggtgttctgtgaatgtgacaGAGAAGACCAGGAATGCCAGCAGATGAAGGCCTCTCTACACTCTGGATCCTGTGTGAATGACCAGCTGCAGACACCATGGACCTGCCTGGAGGCTCTGGACCGCTGCTCTGAAGATATATTGTGCAG GCAGATATTTAGCAGGTACCTGTCCAAATGTTTTGGGGAAAAGGAATCTGCATTTGATACGACTAGTGAATGGCTAAGTCGTCTGGACCCTGACTTCTTTATTGGGCACGACCTCCAGTGCAGGGTTGCATTTGTGGAAACGATGGGATCAATAATTCATCACCCATGCACTTGTGATGGATTAAATCACCATGATCAGTATAAGTGCAATGAGTTGAAACAAATTTTCCAAGACAAGTCCCTCTTCA CACTCTCAGGGACCAAAGAAAATTTTCGACATGGAGGAGAATCCTCTGAATTAAACACTGGGCAACAGCCAACCAGTGACACAAGCACTGGGCAGCAGTGGTTACGTGGTGAAAATGTCCAACATGGACAATTCGATGATTCAAGTAATGGACAGCGGCCAACCAATGAATCAAGCATTAAGCAGCAATGGTTGAGTG ATCAATTGTTTTACATACTGATATATATCTCTGCTTTGATGGTGGTGGTATTGTTCATCGTCAGCCTTGTTTTGCACAGACTGTG GAGAATACACAAAGCTGCTAGTAAACCGACTTTTGAGGACCATCAGTCAAAGTCTCTGATGTTGTCATCTGTTATTATTTGA